From one Humulus lupulus chromosome 8, drHumLupu1.1, whole genome shotgun sequence genomic stretch:
- the LOC133798364 gene encoding mediator of RNA polymerase II transcription subunit 15a, translated as MDTNNWRPIQGGEPTIDTADWRTQLQHDSRQRIVNKIMDTLKKHLPFSGQEGLLELKKIAERFEEKIYSAATSQSDYLRKISLKMLTMETKSQNNNIPNPLPSNPANSRPTDPGSIVMPPQVHNQGQSLVMPMSSNQSQTRQQLLSQNIQNSAAVQSSSISSSLPPPSSLSQTSIPNVVGQNPNMQNMPGSSQNPVGYANSQRQVQGRQQVPQQQQQSQNPQSQYLYQQQLQQQILKPKFPQGNIPQSILQTHIQQQQQQQQQNLLQPTQLQSSQPAVVQTSAAMQPPMMQSSLPSLQQNQSSIQQPSKPMLQQHPQSVLRSQPQPQQASVAHQQQTQLSQQQLMNQQANSTNMQQSHLIGQQNNVGDLQQQQRLLSQQNNLPNLQQQQQQQQQQLMAQQNNISNLHQQQLGPQSNGLQQQLHGTQTGNSNSSMQTNQHSVHMLQQQSKAPMQQQSQPSGSNLLPTQAQQSQPQQQILSQIQSQPQMQQQLGLQQQPNPLQREMPQRLHVSGQTSGSLPPTQNVIDQQKQLYQSQRPLPETSSTSVDSTAQTGHANGGDWQEEVYQKIKTMKELYLPELLEMYQKIAGKLQQLDSLPQQAPKLEQLEKLKLFRNTLERAIQFLQVPKANIIPGYKEKLAQYEKQIISFINTNRPRKPISQLQQGHPSSHIHSMQQPQSQINQVQSHENQMNPQLQSMNVQNSVGTMQQNSMTGLQQNSLSPLSGVSTTQQNVMNSLQPSSNVDSVQGNAMNSLQQVSSNSLQQNPVSAPQHANINAMSSQNGINVLQPNMNNLQSNSNMLQHHQHMKQQQEQQMLQSQQFKQQYQQQRQIQQQLMQKQQLVQQQQQQQQQQQHQQQQLQQQQQQQLQQQTKQQLPAQLHTHQNQMQQHQVNDARPSMVAKSGVFQQHLPAGQRAAYPHQQLKSSSPFAISSNQLLQASSPQILQHSSPQVDQQNLLPSLPKAGTPLQSANSPFVVPSPSTPLAPSPMPSESEKPLVGVSSLANAGIVGQQQTSVVAPAQSLAIGTPGISASPLLAECSGPDGTHGNNLASVSGKSSITEQPLDRLIKAVKSMSPKALSASVSDIGSVVSMIDRIAGSAPGNGSRAAVGEDLVAMTNCRLQVRNFMTQDGTNGTRKMKRYTSAMPLNVVSSASSVNDSFKQFNGLETSELESTATSGIKRPKIEANHALIEEIREINQRLIDTVVDISDEDVDPSVAAAAVEGGEGTIVKCSFSAVALSPNLKSLYASARMSPIHPLRLLVPTNYPNCSPILLDKIPVEISKEYENLSVKAKSRFSISLRSLSQPMSLGDIARTWDVCARAVISEHAQQSGGGSFSSKYGTWENCLSAA; from the exons ATGGACACCAATAACTGGAGACCTATTCAAGGTGGGGAGCCCACAATTGACACTGCAGATTGGAGAACTCAATTGCAACACGATTCGAGACAACGCATTGTCAACAAGAT AATGGATACATTGAAGAAGCATCTCCCTTTCTCTGGTCAAGAGGGATTGCTTGAACTCAAGAAAATTGCTGAAAGGTTTGAAGAAAAGATTTATAGTGCTGCCACAAGTCAG TCTGATTATTTACGGAAAATTTCACTGAAGATGCTGACAATGGAGACTAAGTCCCAGAACAACAATATACCCAACCCTTTGCCATCCAACCCCGCTAATAGCAGACCCACAGATCCAG GATCTATTGTCATGCCGCCTCAAGTACACAATCAAGGGCAATCACTTGTAATGCCAATGTCATCTAATCAGAGTCAAACACGACAACAATTACTATCTCAAAATATTCAGAATTCTGCTGCTGTTCAGAGTTCTAGCATATCTTCTTCTCTTCCTCCTCCTTCTAGCTTAAGTCAGACTTCTATCCCAAATGTTGTTGGCCAAAATCCAAACATGCAAAATATGCCCGGTAGTTCACAGAACCCAGTAGGGTATGCTAATTCTCAGAGACAAGTGCAAGGAAGGCAACAGGTCccacaacaacagcaacaatCTCAAAACCCACAGTCACAGTATCTCTACCAGCAACAGTTACAACAGCAGATTTTAAAGCCAAAGTTCCCACAGGGAAATATCCCCCAGTCAATCCTCCAGACTCACATTCAGCAACAGCAACAGCAACAGCAACAGAACCTATTGCAACCAACTCAGTTGCAATCATCTCAGCCAGCTGTTGTGCAAACATCAGCTGCCATGCAACCTCCCATGATGCAATCATCTCTCCCAAGTCTTCAGCAGAATCAGTCTTCTATTCAGCAACCATCAAAACCCATGCTCCAGCAACATCCACAATCTGTTCTTAGATCACAGCCACAACCTCAACAAGCTTCTGTTGCTCATCAACAGCAAACACAATTGTCACAGCAGCAGCTTATGAATCAACAGGCGAATTCTACAAACATGCAACAAAGCCACTTAATTGGACAGCAGAACAATGTTGGGGATTTACAGCAGCAACAGAGACTTCTTAGCCAGCAGAATAATCTCCCAAACctgcaacagcaacaacaacagcaacagcaACAGTTAATGGCTCAGCAAAATAACATATCAAATTTGCATCAGCAACAGTTAGGCCCCCAAAGTAATGGGTTACAGCAGCAACTGCATGGAACTCAGACTGGTAACTCTAACTCAAGCATGCAGACTAATCAACACTCTGTACACATGCTACAACAACAATCAAAAGCTCCAATGCAGCAACAATCACAGCCGAGTGGTTCTAATTTGCTACCAACTCAGGCACAGCAATCGCAACCACAGCAGCAAATATTGTCACAGATTCAGTCACAGCCACAGATGCAGCAACAGTTAGGTCTGCAACAACAGCCAAATCCACTGCAGCGCGAAATGCCACAAAGGCTTCATGTGTCAGGTCAAACCTCGGGATCATTGCCTCCAACACAAAATGTAATTGATCAGCAAAAGCAGTTATATCAATCACAGAGACCCCTTCCAGAGACATCATCAA CATCTGTTGATTCAACTGCCCAAACTGGACATGCAAATGGAGGTGATTGGCAAGAGGAGGTTTACCAGAAG ATCAAAACAATGAAGGAGCTGTACTTACCTGAACTTCTTGAAATGTACCAGAAAATTGCTGGCAAATTACAACAG CTTGATTCTCTTCCACAACAGGCGCCAAAGTTGGAGCAACTTGAGAAGCTGAAATTATTTAGGAACACGTTGGAACGTGCTATTCAATTTTTACAGGTTCCAAAAGCTAACATTATTCCTGGGTATAAGGAGAAACTGGCTCAGTATGAGAAACAGATAATAAGTTTTATTAATACAAATAGGCCAAGGAAACCTATTTCTCAATTGCAACAAGGGCATCCCTCTTCTCATATTCACTCCATGCAGCAGCCACAGTCTCAAATTAATCAAGTTCAATCTCATGAAAACCAAATGAATCCTCAATTGCAATCAATGAATGTGCAAAATTCTGTGGGAACAATGCAGCAGAACAGTATGACAGGCTTACAGCAAAATTCTCTGTCTCCTTTGTCTGGAGTTTCAACAACACAGCAAAATGTGATGAACTCATTGCAGCCCAGTTCCAATGTGGATTCAGTACAAGGAAATGCTATGAACTCATTGCAGCAGGTTTCTTCGAATTCTCTGCAGCAAAATCCCGTGAGTGCTCCCCAACATGCAAACATTAATGCCATGTCATCCCAGAATGGGATCAATGTGCTGCAGCCAAATATGAATAACCTCCAGTCGAATTCTAATATGCTTCAGCACCACCAGCATATGAAGCAACAACAAGAGCAACAAATGTTACAGTCCCAACAATTCAAGCAACAATATCAGCAGCAGCGACAGATACAGCAGCAATTAATGCAAAAGCAGCAATTAGtgcagcaacagcagcagcagcagcaacaacaacaacaccaaCAACAGCAgctgcagcaacaacaacaacaacaattacaGCAGCAAACAAAGCAACAGCTTCCTGCTCAGTTGCACACACACCAAAATCAAATGCAGCAACATCAAGTTAATGATGCTAGGCCAAGTATGGTCGCGAAGTCAGGAGTCTTTCAGCAACATCTTCCTGCTGGTCAGCGTGCTGCTTATCCCCATCAACAATTGAAATCTAGCTCTCCCTTTGCTATTTCTTCAAATCAACTCCTCCAGGCCTCATCACCTCAAATTTTGCAACATTCTTCACCACAAGTAGACCAGCAGAACCTGCTGCCTTCTCTTCCCAAAGCTGGAACTCCATTACAATCTGCTAACTCACCTTTTGTTGTTCCATCTCCTTCAACTCCTTTGGCTCCATCCCCAATGCCTAGCGAGTCTGAGAAACCCCTTGTAGGTGTTTCCTCACTTGCAAATGCTGGAATTGTTGGACAACAACAAACAAGTGTAGTTGCTCCAGCTCAATCCCTTGCTATCGGTACTCCTGGAATTTCAGCCTCCCCTTTGCTTGCAGAGTGTAGTGGTCCTGATGGCACTCATGGCAACAATTTGGCATCTGTTTCTGGCAAGTCAAGCATTACAGAGCAGCCGCTAGATCGTTTAATTAAAGCG GTAAAGTCAATGTCACCCAAGGCATTGAGTGCTTCTGTCAGTGACATTGGGTCTGTTGTCAGCATGATTGATAGGATTGCAGGATCAGCTCCTGGTAATGGATCTAGAGCTGCAGTTGGTGAGGATTTAGTTGCTATGACAAACTGTCGTTTACAAGTAAGAAATTTCATGACCCAAGATGGAACCAACGGGACAAGGAAAATGAAGCGCTACACAAGTGCCATGCCCTTAAATGTTGTGTCATCAGCCAGTAGCGTTAATGATAGTTTTAAACAGTTCAATGGTTTAGAAACTTCTGAACTGGAGTCAACTGCAACATCTGGTATCAAGAGGCCTAAGATAGAG GCTAATCATGCTCTTATAGAAGAAATTAGGGAAATAAATCAGCGTCTTATTGACACAGTTGTTGATATTAGCGATGAAGATGTTGATCCAAGTGTTGCAGCTGCTGCTGTTGAAGGAGGTGAAGGGACTATTGTCAAGTGCTCTTTCAGTGCTGTAGCACTCAGCCCAAACTTGAAATCACTATATGCTTCAGCACGAATG TCTCCAATACATCCATTAAGGTTGCTTGTTCCCACAAATTATCCCAACTGTTCCCCTATACTCTTGGACAAAATTCCAGTGGAAATCAG CAAGGAATATGAAAATCTTTCAGTAAAAGCCAAGTCAAGGTTTAGCATATCTCTTAGAAGTCTCTCGCAACCCATGTCTCTTGGGGATATAGCAAGGACGTGGGATGTTTGTGCTCGTGCCGTTATTTCTGAGCATGCTCAGCAAAGTGGCGGTGGCAGCTTCAGCTCCAAGTATGGGACTTGGGAGAACTGTTTGAGTGCTGCTTAA